The Sorghum bicolor cultivar BTx623 chromosome 6, Sorghum_bicolor_NCBIv3, whole genome shotgun sequence genome contains the following window.
ctctctctctctcgacgCGTCCTTCTTCCCCGTCGTGCTCCTCCTAGGGTTACGGGGGTGAACCCCCCGCTGAGCCGGTCGCCTGACCGAATTCCGTGTCTGCTTCCGCCACCCCACAGGTTGGTTCCGGTGGGACGGGATCCACGAGACGGAGCGGCAGGCACTGCCGGAGTTCTTCGGCGGGGCCGGCGGTGCTGGGTTCGGGACGGCGACGAGGAACCCGCGAATCTACCGCGAGTACCGCGACTTCATCATCGCCAAGTACCGGGAGGACCCGGCGCGCCGCCTCACTTTCACCGAGGTCCGCAGGGCGCTTGTCGGGGACGTCACGCTCCTCAGGAAGCTCTTCGCCTTCCTCGACTCCTCCGGCCTCATCaacttctcggcctcctcctcgtcctcgggCCCCGCGTCACGGAAGCAGGAGGTGGGGGTCGTTGTGGAGGCGCCCGTGGGTCTGCAGGTGACGCCGCGGCCGCCAGCGTCCTACTTTGCCGAGGAGAAGCGTGGGGCCGTGGGCGGGGAGAAGGAGAACGGATTCCGGTTGCCGCCACTGACCTCCTACAGTGATGTGTTTGGGGAATGGGCACCTGGGAAGGCGCCTATATGTGGTTTTTGCGGTGAGGAGTGCAATGGTGCGAAAGTTGAGACGCTGCAGGTACTATTTAAGGTCCAAAAAACTGTCTGAGGATTTTTTCCCCATGATTGTTGTTTTTTTAGTAGATTTCGGGTTTAGGACTATGAAGTGCTGTAGAATGTGGAATATGCAGTGCCAAAAGCTACAGCTCAGATCAAAGCAACTCATACTGTCTCAGGCATAGGTTCATGGACGTTTCAAACATGCTTGAGAAACACTGCAAACTTGTGAAGGTTATTTTGAACTGATTTATCCATTTTTGTTAAAACAGGTAGCATAGTGTACGCTCCAAGAAAATGAAAGAGGGGGTAAATGATAACTGTGGTGCTACTGTATATTATTAGGCTTAGGGATGCTATGTAAATGTCTAATCCCTAGGTTCTAAGATCGGAATATTTGAAACCTACAATTTTGATTTGCTAACGATGGAGAATTCATTTATTAGTATATTTTGTAAATAATAGTTGCCATGGAAGATGAAAAAAgaagtatatatttttttttctgtggACTAGCTGACAACGTGATTTGgtagaatgataaaatgcacaCTCAATCTGCTCACTCAGCTCTAGTGGATATTTGTCGTATTGCAAAGTGGCTCTTTTCAATAAGCTGTGTTTTCAGCTGCGCATTGACTGAGTGGTACATTTTGTTCTTATTATGGGTACATCAAGCAGTGATGAAAATTGGGAAATATTTGATCTGTATTCATTAACATTTCCCACTTTCACTTTCAGGATGGTTTtaaagtttgttcaaaatgttccAAAAGcaataatgataataataagGAAGAAGCGAATAAATGTCCGGGTGACAAGAAGGAGAGTATGGAAAAATCTTCCGGTGCATGGACAGACGCGGAAACATTACTCCTTTTAGAAGGAGTCCTAAAACATGGAGATGACTGGGATCTTATCGCCCAGCATGTCCGTACAAAGAATAAATCAGAATGCATAGCAAGGCTTATTCAGTTACCTTTTGGCGAACATATGCTGGGCACAATAAATGGTAAATCCGCTAGCAGGCTCCACATAAACCAGGCAACTGATGGAAAAACAAACCAGCACATTATGAAGGAGCCTTCAAGCCACACAACTGAAATGGCTGACGGCATGCAGATTGATGGAAATGAAGATAGTGCTGATAAATCAGTTGAAGAATATCCTACAAAACGCAGACGGTTATTTTCTTCCATGGATGCTACCACTTCATTAATGGAGCAGGTAACTAGATCTACGACAAAATGTCATGAAACTCACGTGCTAGTGTAAGGATGCATATAAGTTTTAAATGAGTAGCATACTAACATTTGTTATGCTATCAGTTAGCGCTCCTGACCACAACAGCTAGCCCAGATGTTGTTGCTGCAGCTGCTGATGCTGCAATTAAAGCGTTCAGCAATGAAAACCCACAAGCAAAGAAAGCCTTTCGCCTCAGCGAGCGAGAATATAAGACTAAGGCCTTCGGTTCTAATCATGTCCAACAGATGTAAGAATGAGTTTGTATTGTCCGTATGTTCATTTTTTGGCCAGTGGTGGTGCgatctttatttgt
Protein-coding sequences here:
- the LOC8058721 gene encoding SWI/SNF complex subunit SWI3A; amino-acid sequence: MSPPVAGAAATSGDGSPRELYTIPASSGWFRWDGIHETERQALPEFFGGAGGAGFGTATRNPRIYREYRDFIIAKYREDPARRLTFTEVRRALVGDVTLLRKLFAFLDSSGLINFSASSSSSGPASRKQEVGVVVEAPVGLQVTPRPPASYFAEEKRGAVGGEKENGFRLPPLTSYSDVFGEWAPGKAPICGFCGEECNGAKVETLQDGFKVCSKCSKSNNDNNKEEANKCPGDKKESMEKSSGAWTDAETLLLLEGVLKHGDDWDLIAQHVRTKNKSECIARLIQLPFGEHMLGTINGKSASRLHINQATDGKTNQHIMKEPSSHTTEMADGMQIDGNEDSADKSVEEYPTKRRRLFSSMDATTSLMEQLALLTTTASPDVVAAAADAAIKAFSNENPQAKKAFRLSEREYKTKAFGSNHVQQIDRKIGDKDVKMHGQPGSDKQEKKFIANAYQLRAAVATAVGVAAARAKMLADQEEREMELLMASVIETQTGHELPEREKEAYARSRACRLALIDHAVARKKPPLNAFKPHPEHKSKLVCKITGDTVNKLEDHIWKHINGKRFLNKLEKLEDQVASGEMADEEPVKSNEVAKKSKSRKKDKKKANVASPSLPREPKPEMDDSDDPDFWVPPVGSRWDDDDGKDRWESSPGKPNSAKNKGGSDDDGAGDNDGGGDDDTADKDDAESRELASRTKRMSIEAVGPSSFASRKKKPKKEQ